One Paenisporosarcina sp. FSL H8-0542 genomic region harbors:
- a CDS encoding PepSY domain-containing protein, with protein MRKKLIIPALALTLVGGAVVGTSHMMPAFAKDNTSNTNQEEHQDKENSAQLQKIAKISSKEAEAIALKEVPGTVKESELEEEDGVLVYGFEVQTTSGDVKDVKVNAKNGDIFKVENEDNDEGDGEENDDNIKNLQKRASLSSKEAEAIALKEVPGTVKDSELEDEDGVVVYDVEVKKSEGIIKGVKVDASSGKIIKVADEEEDNDDEVEND; from the coding sequence ATGAGAAAGAAATTAATCATTCCAGCATTGGCTTTAACTTTAGTGGGAGGAGCAGTCGTAGGTACAAGCCATATGATGCCTGCGTTTGCCAAAGACAATACAAGTAACACCAATCAAGAGGAACATCAAGATAAAGAGAACAGTGCACAATTGCAAAAAATCGCAAAAATTTCTAGTAAAGAAGCAGAAGCCATTGCCTTAAAAGAAGTTCCCGGAACAGTGAAAGAGTCTGAGCTGGAAGAAGAAGATGGTGTCCTTGTTTATGGATTTGAAGTGCAAACAACTTCAGGTGATGTAAAAGACGTCAAAGTAAATGCAAAAAATGGTGATATTTTCAAAGTTGAAAATGAAGACAACGATGAAGGAGACGGTGAAGAAAATGACGACAACATCAAAAATCTTCAAAAAAGAGCTTCATTATCAAGTAAAGAAGCAGAAGCTATTGCTTTAAAAGAAGTTCCAGGTACAGTAAAAGATTCTGAACTAGAAGACGAAGATGGCGTCGTTGTGTATGACGTTGAAGTTAAAAAGTCTGAAGGGATTATCAAGGGTGTCAAAGTAGATGCGTCTTCAGGCAAAATCATTAAAGTTGCTGACGAAGAAGAAGATAATGATGATGAAGTCGAGAATGACTAA